CGTTCCGCGTTCACGTCCCCCATATGGCAGACGACGACACCGAGAAGTTCGCCACTCGCAGCGTCCACGCCGGCCAGGAGCCCGACGAGTCCACAGGGGCGCGTGCGCCACCGATCTACCAGACGACCTCCTACGAGTTCGAGGACACCGACCACGCCGCACGGCTGTTCGCCCTGGAGGAGCCGGGCAACATCTACTCGCGGATCATGAACCCGACCAACGCCATGTTGGAAAAACGGCTGGCCTCGCTGGAGGGCGGGGTCGCGGCGATCGCAACCAGTTCGGGGATGGCCGCCTTCGATCTGGCGACGTTCGTCCTCGCGGAGGCCGGCGACAATATCGTCTCGGCGTCGGCGCTGTACGGCGGGACCTACACCTACCTCACCCACACCGTCGAGAAACGCGGTGTCGAGACGCGCTTCGTCGACACGCTCGATTACGAGGCCTACGAGAACGCGATCGACGAGGAGACGGCGTACGTCCACTGCGAAACCATCGGCAACCCCGCGCTGGTGACGCCCGACATCGAGCGCATTGCGGCCATTGCACACGACCATAACGTCCCGCTGTTCGTCGACAACACGTTCGCAACCCCCTACCTCTGTCGCCCTATCGAACACGGTGCGGATCTCGTCTGGAACTCGACCACGAAATGGCTCCACGGTTCGGGCTCGACGGTCGGGGGCGCCCTGATCGACGGGGGCACATTCGAGTGGGAATCGGGGAACTACCCGGAGATCACCGAGGACAACCCCGCGTATCACGGGCTGAACTTCCGGGAGACGTTCGGCGAGGCCGCGTTCGCCTACGCCGCCCGGGCGCGCGGACTACGGGATCTGGGCAACCAGCAGTCGCCCTTCGACGCGTGGGTCACCCTCCAGAAGCTAGAATCGCTTCCTCTCAGGATGGAAAAGCACTGCGAGAACGCCCAGCTGGTCGCAGAAGCCTTAGAGAGCAATCCGGCGGTCGCGTGGGTGAACTACCCCGGCCTGGAGAGCCACGAGACCCACGGGATGGCGAGCGAGTATCTGGAGGGGGGCTACGGCGGGATGATCACGTTCGGCCTCGAAAACGGCTACGAGGCCGGGCGGGCGGTGTGTAACGGGGTCGAACTCGCGAGCATGCTCGCGAACGTCGGGGACGCAAAGACGCTGATCATCCACCCCGCCTCGACGACCCACCAACAGCTCTCGGCCGAGGAGAAGGCCGCGAGCGGCGTCACCGACGACCTGATCAGGATCTCCGTCGGAATCGAGGACCCCGCGGACATCGTCGCGGACCTCGAACGCGCGATCGAGGAAGCGACCTAAGCGCGCGCGAGGACGTCGAGCTGGTGGGCGATATAGATCAGCTCACCCTCGCGAAGCTGGCGGCGACGCGCCGTGAGCCACTCGTCCAGTTCGTCGTCGGG
The DNA window shown above is from Halalkalicoccus jeotgali B3 and carries:
- a CDS encoding O-acetylhomoserine aminocarboxypropyltransferase/cysteine synthase family protein — encoded protein: MADDDTEKFATRSVHAGQEPDESTGARAPPIYQTTSYEFEDTDHAARLFALEEPGNIYSRIMNPTNAMLEKRLASLEGGVAAIATSSGMAAFDLATFVLAEAGDNIVSASALYGGTYTYLTHTVEKRGVETRFVDTLDYEAYENAIDEETAYVHCETIGNPALVTPDIERIAAIAHDHNVPLFVDNTFATPYLCRPIEHGADLVWNSTTKWLHGSGSTVGGALIDGGTFEWESGNYPEITEDNPAYHGLNFRETFGEAAFAYAARARGLRDLGNQQSPFDAWVTLQKLESLPLRMEKHCENAQLVAEALESNPAVAWVNYPGLESHETHGMASEYLEGGYGGMITFGLENGYEAGRAVCNGVELASMLANVGDAKTLIIHPASTTHQQLSAEEKAASGVTDDLIRISVGIEDPADIVADLERAIEEAT